The Bradyrhizobium barranii subsp. barranii genome segment TCACGTTGCCGCTTTCGGCGATCTTGCGCGCGACGCGAAACGGTCGGAAGCCGCGCCAGGCCGGAGGCGGGCTCGATGCCGGGCCGAGCCCGGCGTTTCCCGCCGTCGTGTCCTTGCGCTGCTGCTCGAGCAGCGCCTCGAAGGAATGACGCCAGCCGCCGCTCAGCGCCGGAATTTTCAGCGCGCGCTCCAGGCGGTCACGCGGGTGAGGGGGCAGATAGAGCAGCGCATTGATCTCGGACACGCTCATGCGTTCGGGGCCGTCAGCGACCCGGACGATCTCGTCGCCGGCCTCAACGTCGCCTTCCTCGATCACCCGAAAATAGAAGCCGGGCCGGCCGTGCCTGACGAGCAGCGCGGCCATGTCCGGCTCCTCCATGCGAATCCCCAGCCGGTAACAGGTGACGCGCGGCTGCGTCACCTCGAACAGGGCAGAGCCGATTTTGTAACGGTCTCCGATGCAGACGTCCCTGTCGGCGAGGCCCTCGACGGTAAAATTCTCGCCGAATTGACCGTGGACGAGGTTCGCTCGATCGAGGTGCTCCTGCCAGTATTGATAGGACTCCCGCTGGTAGACGTAGACGGCGCGCTGCTCGCCGCCATGACCGGCGGTATCGCCCTGTCCATCGCCGTCGATGTTGAGCCGGCGCACCCTGCGCGGACCACTGACGGGCGTCTTCCAGACGCCGGTATAAACGGTCTTGCCTTGCCACGCGATGTCGCGCGGCAGGCCGACGTTGACGGAGAGCAGACGGGCCATGGGGTTCCCCGGTGTGACGGGCGCGGCTCTGGCGGATTCCAGGTCGCTGCAATGCCAATCTGCATCCATGTCGGAATTTTGGCCCGTTAGTCGTTGTTAGACGTTGCTAGCCGGTCTTGTCGCCGGCTGTCCGCGCCCCGATCTGGGGAGCAGACACCGCAAGACGGGAGATCGCGATGGATGATCAGGCGATACTGGCGGCCCTTCAGCGCCATTGGGCTGCGTCGGACGCGAATGATTTCGAGGCCGAGCATGACATCTACCGCGAGGACGCCGTGCTCGACTATCCGCAGTCCGGCGAGCGCATCCGCGGCCGCAGGACGATTCAGGAGAGCCGGTTCGTGCAGCCCAACAAGAAGCGCTTCACGGTCCGCCGGATCGTCGGCGGCGGCGATCTCTGGGTGAGCGAGTTCGTGCTGACCTATGACGGCGTGCCGTCCTATGTCGTCAGCATCATGGAATTCCGCGAAGGACTGGTGGCGCACGAGACGCAATATTTCGGCGAGAGGTTCGATCCCGCACCGTCGCGCGCGCATCTTGTCGAGGTCGTGAGGTAGGTTGCGCGTCAAACGGCGGTCTCGTGCCCCGGACGCAGCGTAGCGCCTCTTCGGCGGTGCGCTGCTGAACCGGGGCCCATATTGCGGCGGAATGCTTGGCCTTCTGGGTCCCGGCTCTGCGCAACAACGCGAAGGGCGTTGCAGCGCGTCCGGGACACGGAGAGACGCGCACTATTGCTTAACCACATCCAGCAACACGGAACCCGATGCGGCGGCTGGTCGCAGTCTTGTTGCCTTGATTCCGGCCCACCCATCTTTATGTCTGGAGCGAACAAGAATCCGGGCCCCTCTGGCGAGGACGCCGACCATGTCGGCAAAACCTCGCGATGTCGGATGACCTGTCCCGCGCGAATGCGATGGATCGGCCGATCGTCGGGCCTTCTCGAGTTCTCTCCGACTCAATCGTCCCCATCGCAGCCCCGCGCGGTCATTTCGCAACGTAAGGGAGCTACGATGTCCGACGCCGCCACTTCAAATCCGACCGAGATCGAGATCACAGAACCGTCCAGGCTGAACGAGCAGGCTGCGGTCGCGTTGGTGATCGCCGGCGCGCTCGTCGCCGTCGCCGACCGGCGCGTTTCGCCGGTCGAGCGCGACGAGGTGATCCGCTTCATCAGGGATCGCGGGCTGGCGCCGCACATGAGTGACGACCGGCTGTTTGCGATATTCGACGAACTGGCGGAACGGCTCGAGGAGCCCGACTTTGCCAATGTGGTGATCGACACGTTGCGTCCGGTCTCGGACCTGCCGCTGTCGGCCCATTTGATGGAACTGTCGGAGCGCGTCGCGGCTGCGGACGAGGACGTGCATCCCCATGAGGTGCAGGCGATCAAGCTGTTGCGCCTGCTGACGCTCGTGCTGCCGCGCGCAAAGCCGGTGGCGCCGGGCAGCGCAGGCATTGAACGGCGCGCCGCCGCGCAGGAGTGAGCATGAGCACAGCATCGGACGAGCGGACGACAGGAAACCTGGTCACCACCCGCCAGATGGCCGGTGGCGACCCGCGTCTCGACAAGCTCGTCCGCCGCCTGCCGGCGCGCATGGGCGACACCGTCACCTATCTGCTCAAACCGTCCAGCCGCTGGGTGAGGATCCCTTCGGGCGCGCTGCTCATCGTTGGCGGCGTGCTCTCCTTCCTGCCGGTGCTCGGAGTCTGGATGCTGCCGCTCGGCCTCGCACTGCTCGCCGAAGACGTCCCGGCGTTGCGCGCCTCGCGCTCCAAGGTCCTGGATTGGGTCGAGCGGAAGAAGCCGCAATGGCTCGATCCGTCTGCATCGAAAAATGATCAATCATGACTGAATTCATCACCGCCGACGCGCTGACCGCGCTGCTCCAGGTCATCCTGATCGACCTCGTGCTCGCCGGCGACAATGCCGTCGTCATCGGCCTTGCCGCCGCCGGCCTGCCGGCCGAGCAGCGCCGCCGCGCCATTATCGTCGGCATCGTCGCTGCCACAGCCTTGCGGATCGTCTTTGCCGGCGTCGCGACCCAGCTCCTGCAGGTGATCGGCCTGCTGCTCGCCGGCGGCGTGCTGTTGCTATGGGTGTGCTGGAAGATGTGGCGCGAGCTGCGCGAGCAGTCCGCGCACACCGAGCTCTCGTTGAGCCATGGCGGCAGCGCGGGCAGCGCACCGGCGTCGCGCAAGACCTTCGGGCAGGCGGCGTTGCAGATCGTCGCCGCCGACGTCTCGATGTCGCTGGACAACGTGCTCGCGGTCGCAGGCGCCGCGCGCGAGCATCCCTACATCCTCGCGTTCGGACTGTTGCTGTCGGTCGCGATGATGGGCGTCGCCGCCGATCTGCTCGGCCGGGTGTTGCAGAAGCAGCGCTGGATCGCCTATGTCGGTCTCGCCATCATCGTTTACGTCGCCTTCGAGATGATCTATCGCGGTTCGCTCGAACTCGCGCCCGTCATCGCGAGTCTCTGAGGCGACAATTCCTGCCTGCAATCCGGAGTGATCCATGACGTCTGAACCCAAAGCACCTTCGGCGCACGCCGGGCCGCGACCGAAAATCGGCCCATTCGCCCAACTCATCTTTGGCTCGCGCTGGCTGCAAGTGCCGCTCTATGTCGGCCTCATCGTCGCGCAGGGCGTCTACGTGCTGCTGTTCCTGAAAGAGCTCTGGCACCTGGTCGCGCACTCGTTCGACGCCAGCGAGCAGCAGATCATGCTGGTCGTGCTCGGACTGATCGACGTCGTCATGATCTCGAACCTGCTGGTGATGGTGATCGTCGGCGGCTACGAGACCTTCGTCTCGCGCCTGAACCTGAATGGGCATCCGGACGAGCCGGAATGGCTGAGCCACGTCAATGCCAGCGTGCTGAAGATCAAGCTCGCGATGGCGATCATCGGCATTTCCTCGATCTCGCTGCTCAGGACCTTCATCGAGGCCGGCAATCTCGGCACCACGCGCAGCAATTTCACCGAGTCCGGCGTGATGTGGCAGGTGCTGATCCACCTGACCTTCATCATTTCCGCGATCGGTATCGCCTGGGTCGACCGCATTAGCGAGAGCGGGCACCGCAAAGAGAACGGTCGCGCCTGAGGGGCGATCCGCTCTCAGGCGCCGATGGCCAGATGCAACGGACGGCGTCCGCGTGCCAGCGTCTCGGACGGCGCTTCGCCGAAGGCCAGTCTGTAGCTCCTTGAGAAGTCGCCCAGGTGCCAAAAGCCGTTGCCGAGCGCGGCGGCCTTGACGGTCAAGCCATCGCCCCCGGTCATGAGTTGGACGCGAACGGCCCACAACCGTTTGAGGCGTAGATAGTGGTGCAGGCTCACGCCGTGCACCGCGTGCGTCGCGACCTGGAGCGTGCGCACGGACACGCCGAGCGCGGCGGCGAGGTCGTCGCTGTAGAGCGGCTTGCTGCCGAACAGCGCAACGACGTCGTCGAGATGCGCGATCAGCTTGCGGTGCTTGTCGAATGAACCGGGGCGGGCGCTGCGTGCGCCTGCCGGCAGCAGGGTGGCGTCGAGGCCGGCGAGCAGCGTTTCCTGGATCGGGCGGTAGAGCGCCTCGAATTGCCGGGGATCGTTGCATGCCGACGCCAGCGAGAACATCTCCACGATAGCCGCGCGCAGGCGCGTCATCGGATCGTCCTGCGTGCGGACATAGGCGAGGCCGGTGTCGAAATCCGCCCAGCCGCGATGGCGCATGTCCGAGTTGAAGCGCAGCATCAGGTAAGTGTTGGGATGATGCTCGATCGCCTTGACGGGGGCTTTGCCGCGCATGACGGCGATCATCGAACTATCGACCTCGCGGCCATTGGCGATGGAGTGAAAGGTGAGGGGAACAACGAGGCCGACGCCGTTGTCCGTGCCGATCTCGGCCTCAAACCGCCGTGCAAAGGAGCGCTGGAGCACGAAGAGCCCGTCGCGGAGCGGCAGGATGGCGCGAGACAGCGAGAATTCCCGCGGATGGAGCGGCGTGCTGGTGCCGAGACCGAGCACCTCGTTGGCGCGAAATTCGTCGAAGTCCGAGAAGCGCTCGACGCCGAGGACGCGCGATGGCTTTAGCCGACGTACCGGCATTCGGGATCCCAGGGCATGTCGGGGTGAGCGGGTTGAATCCGCAGAAGCGTATCAGAGGCCCGACCGTCGGCCATATTCCGGGAAACTACTGCCTGCGCAGCGGCGACAGGGGAAGTCGGCGCGCTGCTGTGAAGACTTCACGGACAAGTACGCGAGTCCGGCAGGCTCAGATCGTTTACTTCAGAATTTCGCACACCGTAGGATGTGATCCGACGTCAAGCTGCGCGTTGCTTGTGGAGATGCTCCGCCACCACGCCTCCAACGCGTCGCGTTCGCAGCCGAGCCTGACGCTCATGCCGCCGGCGAACTTGATCCAGTCGGCGAAATGGTCTCTGCCGACCGCGATCACCACGGGAATGTCGGCGCCCAGCGCGCGTCCAATCAGATGGGACAGGCCCTTGCCGTCGCGTTCGCGCTTGCCGAAGCGGTTGATGATGACGAGATCGGCGCCATGCGAGAGGGCGTCCGCGATCCGCATCCCCGCATTTTGCAGCCGCGCGAGATCGAGCCGGCAGCCGCGCGCGGCCGGATCGAAATCCTGCGCGAGCAGAAGCGTCTCGCCGCTGTGAAGCAGCACGGCCGACAGGCTCGAATCCGCGCATTGGCCGGCCTGAACCATGCCGACGACGCGACAGCCACGCGCATTCAGATCCGCCGCAAAGCTGCGCAGGACCGCGTCGGGGTCCTGATGCGCCTCGTAGACGAGGGCGGCGAG includes the following:
- a CDS encoding DUF2478 domain-containing protein, whose amino-acid sequence is MFDAQCDLAALVYEAHQDPDAVLRSFAADLNARGCRVVGMVQAGQCADSSLSAVLLHSGETLLLAQDFDPAARGCRLDLARLQNAGMRIADALSHGADLVIINRFGKRERDGKGLSHLIGRALGADIPVVIAVGRDHFADWIKFAGGMSVRLGCERDALEAWWRSISTSNAQLDVGSHPTVCEILK
- a CDS encoding helix-turn-helix domain-containing protein, with the protein product MPVRRLKPSRVLGVERFSDFDEFRANEVLGLGTSTPLHPREFSLSRAILPLRDGLFVLQRSFARRFEAEIGTDNGVGLVVPLTFHSIANGREVDSSMIAVMRGKAPVKAIEHHPNTYLMLRFNSDMRHRGWADFDTGLAYVRTQDDPMTRLRAAIVEMFSLASACNDPRQFEALYRPIQETLLAGLDATLLPAGARSARPGSFDKHRKLIAHLDDVVALFGSKPLYSDDLAAALGVSVRTLQVATHAVHGVSLHHYLRLKRLWAVRVQLMTGGDGLTVKAAALGNGFWHLGDFSRSYRLAFGEAPSETLARGRRPLHLAIGA
- a CDS encoding TerB family tellurite resistance protein yields the protein MSDAATSNPTEIEITEPSRLNEQAAVALVIAGALVAVADRRVSPVERDEVIRFIRDRGLAPHMSDDRLFAIFDELAERLEEPDFANVVIDTLRPVSDLPLSAHLMELSERVAAADEDVHPHEVQAIKLLRLLTLVLPRAKPVAPGSAGIERRAAAQE
- a CDS encoding nuclear transport factor 2 family protein; amino-acid sequence: MDDQAILAALQRHWAASDANDFEAEHDIYREDAVLDYPQSGERIRGRRTIQESRFVQPNKKRFTVRRIVGGGDLWVSEFVLTYDGVPSYVVSIMEFREGLVAHETQYFGERFDPAPSRAHLVEVVR
- a CDS encoding TerC family protein — its product is MTEFITADALTALLQVILIDLVLAGDNAVVIGLAAAGLPAEQRRRAIIVGIVAATALRIVFAGVATQLLQVIGLLLAGGVLLLWVCWKMWRELREQSAHTELSLSHGGSAGSAPASRKTFGQAALQIVAADVSMSLDNVLAVAGAAREHPYILAFGLLLSVAMMGVAADLLGRVLQKQRWIAYVGLAIIVYVAFEMIYRGSLELAPVIASL
- a CDS encoding TIGR00645 family protein, whose translation is MTSEPKAPSAHAGPRPKIGPFAQLIFGSRWLQVPLYVGLIVAQGVYVLLFLKELWHLVAHSFDASEQQIMLVVLGLIDVVMISNLLVMVIVGGYETFVSRLNLNGHPDEPEWLSHVNASVLKIKLAMAIIGISSISLLRTFIEAGNLGTTRSNFTESGVMWQVLIHLTFIISAIGIAWVDRISESGHRKENGRA